In one Winogradskyella sp. MH6 genomic region, the following are encoded:
- a CDS encoding universal stress protein, translated as MMKTILVPVGSSKNAKSHLQYAVDFAKAFGAKLYVVQIYNVYTKAGTMIKVDHILERESQAFLEAHIASINTRGVEVVAKTFKGKLIDTLEKVCSALDVDLIILEPRTNSIKDEVYLGKTSGKIIKRTQIPALIVPEGYVYKPIVKMLLAVKSAVIKREGVLKPIHDIKDQFKAVLNLLLVKTPYHNPEDFEVNDELKAMITNTTKAESPTTFQAVLEHYKNHSPDVLCVVRRKRGFFSKLWEDNIILKKDFHSSTIPVLVLSGLK; from the coding sequence ATGATGAAAACAATACTTGTTCCTGTTGGGTCTTCCAAAAATGCAAAATCGCATTTGCAATATGCTGTTGATTTTGCTAAAGCTTTTGGCGCAAAATTATATGTAGTTCAAATATATAATGTTTACACCAAAGCAGGAACTATGATAAAAGTAGATCATATTTTAGAGCGCGAATCTCAGGCCTTTTTAGAAGCTCATATTGCTTCAATTAACACGAGAGGAGTAGAGGTTGTCGCTAAAACTTTCAAAGGAAAATTAATAGATACTTTAGAGAAGGTTTGTAGTGCCTTAGATGTGGATTTAATTATATTAGAGCCTAGAACCAACTCTATTAAAGATGAGGTTTATTTGGGGAAAACATCAGGTAAAATTATAAAGCGCACACAAATACCTGCATTAATTGTACCTGAAGGATATGTATACAAACCTATTGTAAAGATGCTATTGGCCGTAAAATCGGCTGTCATTAAGCGTGAAGGAGTATTGAAGCCTATACATGATATCAAAGACCAATTTAAGGCAGTTCTTAATTTGCTATTAGTAAAAACGCCGTATCATAACCCTGAAGATTTTGAGGTTAATGATGAGCTAAAAGCAATGATAACTAATACAACAAAGGCAGAAAGCCCAACAACATTTCAGGCGGTTTTAGAACATTACAAAAACCACAGTCCTGATGTATTGTGTGTGGTAAGGCGCAAACGCGGTTTTTTCTCAAAACTTTGGGAAGATAATATTATCTTGAAAAAGGACTTTCATAGTTCAACGATACCAGTTTTGGTGTTGAGTGGACTTAAATAA
- a CDS encoding TonB-dependent receptor: MVLEDISKSHNITFNYESSLLEDITVIPVTKDLSLSAKIKNLQDQTNLVFDKVSTLVYTISKAIKLCGYIKDSESQKPMADVTITSKSTYAITDKNGYFEIELKSQNELLTIRHLGFKTVERQVKYFNLKDCATITMRIQEEIIAPVVVETYLVKGIDKRQDWTTSIDYERFSLLPGLIESDVLQTVQALPSILSVDETVSNINIRGGSNDQNLMLWDGIKMYQTGHFFGLISSFNPLMTQTARVINNGSDASLTDGVSGTIHMLTDKQVDSKFNGIFGINFLNAELFSNIPIGRKSSLQVASRKSLDNFFRTPTYEAYFDRVTQDTEAEINTSNVTNSKQDFNFYDASLRWLYQPTDKDFIRLNFILINNDLGFNETATINGASRTRRSNISQSSLGVGFNYKRKWSTNFSSTINAYNNEYKLDALNADVLSNQLQLQENIVSETSAQLNNLYVKNLWSFNLGYQFTETEVINLNDIDLPRFVRRDEEILLEHGAFGQAWYKNRNEDFAFRVGVRTNYLTKFNKLIVEPRLSVRKSIGEHIEIEAQGEYKHQSTSQIVNFQNDFLGIEKRRWQLTDNDSIPILQSKQASLGILFKKSGWLVDVKGYYKTVEGITTQSQSFTTKYEFAKEKGSYDAYGLEFLCRKTFGNFNSWLSYSYLNNTYTFEALEDIEFPSNFDITHSFTLGTTFSNKSLNISAGVNYRTGNPTSIPLSGNEIVDNDVNFDIANNERLLDYLRIDASAIYKFKINNSFRSEIGASIWNISNRENFINDYYRINETNTVNKFSRFSLGLTTNAVIRVYF; encoded by the coding sequence GTGGTTCTAGAAGATATCTCAAAATCGCATAACATAACATTTAATTACGAGAGTAGTCTTTTAGAGGATATTACAGTAATTCCTGTTACAAAAGATTTGAGCTTGTCTGCTAAGATTAAGAATCTCCAAGACCAAACCAACCTAGTTTTTGATAAGGTTAGTACTTTGGTCTATACCATTTCAAAAGCCATCAAGCTTTGTGGTTATATTAAAGATTCCGAATCTCAAAAACCTATGGCTGATGTCACTATTACCAGCAAGTCTACTTATGCCATCACTGATAAAAACGGGTATTTTGAAATTGAGCTGAAATCACAAAATGAACTATTGACCATAAGACATCTAGGTTTTAAAACCGTTGAACGCCAGGTAAAATATTTCAACTTAAAAGATTGTGCAACTATAACAATGCGTATTCAAGAAGAGATTATAGCACCTGTAGTGGTTGAAACATATCTTGTTAAAGGTATTGATAAACGACAGGATTGGACAACATCTATAGATTATGAGCGATTTAGTCTGTTGCCAGGTCTTATAGAATCTGATGTTTTACAGACCGTTCAAGCACTACCAAGTATTTTGAGTGTTGATGAAACGGTTTCAAACATTAATATTAGAGGAGGTTCTAATGATCAAAATTTAATGCTTTGGGACGGTATAAAAATGTACCAGACAGGTCATTTTTTTGGTCTTATTTCTAGCTTTAACCCTTTAATGACCCAAACAGCACGTGTTATTAATAACGGCTCTGATGCTTCATTAACCGATGGTGTGTCTGGGACAATTCATATGCTGACAGACAAACAGGTCGATTCAAAATTCAATGGTATTTTTGGGATTAACTTTTTAAATGCTGAGTTGTTCTCTAATATTCCCATAGGAAGAAAGTCGTCACTCCAAGTTGCATCAAGAAAATCCTTAGATAACTTTTTTAGAACTCCGACCTATGAGGCTTATTTTGACAGAGTAACACAAGATACTGAGGCTGAGATCAATACTTCAAATGTAACCAACTCCAAACAAGACTTTAATTTTTATGATGCGTCCTTAAGGTGGTTATATCAACCCACAGATAAAGACTTTATTAGATTAAATTTTATTCTAATAAATAACGATTTAGGGTTTAATGAAACCGCAACCATTAATGGAGCATCTAGAACAAGGCGCAGTAACATATCTCAGAGCAGCCTTGGTGTTGGTTTTAATTATAAAAGAAAGTGGAGTACTAATTTTTCCTCAACAATTAATGCATATAATAACGAATATAAGCTCGATGCTCTTAATGCAGATGTGTTAAGCAACCAGCTTCAATTACAAGAAAATATTGTTTCAGAAACGAGCGCACAACTAAATAATTTATATGTAAAAAATCTATGGAGTTTTAATCTTGGTTATCAATTCACAGAAACCGAAGTCATCAACTTAAACGATATTGATTTGCCTCGTTTTGTGAGACGAGATGAAGAAATATTACTAGAGCACGGAGCTTTTGGCCAGGCTTGGTACAAAAACCGAAATGAAGATTTTGCTTTTAGGGTCGGAGTTAGAACAAATTACTTAACCAAGTTCAATAAATTGATTGTTGAGCCAAGACTAAGTGTTAGAAAATCTATTGGAGAACATATAGAAATTGAGGCTCAAGGCGAATACAAACATCAGAGTACCTCACAGATTGTTAATTTTCAAAATGATTTTTTAGGCATTGAAAAGCGAAGATGGCAATTAACAGATAATGATAGTATTCCTATTTTACAAAGCAAACAAGCATCTTTAGGAATATTATTTAAAAAAAGTGGTTGGCTGGTTGATGTTAAAGGATACTATAAAACTGTTGAAGGGATAACTACCCAAAGCCAAAGTTTTACCACAAAATACGAATTTGCAAAAGAAAAGGGGAGCTACGACGCTTACGGTTTGGAGTTTTTGTGCCGAAAAACATTCGGTAACTTTAATAGTTGGTTAAGTTATTCTTATTTAAATAACACATACACATTTGAAGCTCTTGAAGACATAGAGTTTCCTAGTAATTTTGACATTACCCATTCCTTTACTCTTGGAACCACCTTTAGTAATAAATCTTTAAACATTTCTGCTGGTGTAAATTACAGAACAGGAAACCCAACCTCTATACCTCTATCTGGTAACGAAATTGTAGACAATGATGTTAATTTTGATATAGCAAATAATGAACGCTTATTGGATTATTTAAGAATAGACGCTTCCGCTATCTACAAATTCAAAATTAACAACAGTTTTAGATCGGAGATAGGTGCTTCTATTTGGAACATTTCAAATAGAGAAAACTTTATAAATGATTATTACAGGATAAATGAAACCAATACTGTAAACAAATTTTCACGATTCTCTTTAGGTCTAACGACTAATGCTGTTATTCGCGTGTATTTTTAG
- a CDS encoding FecR family protein: MDKEQLIKKWLNNNLSNTELEAFNTLKDADLYKEIIEEAQRFSGNTNAKVEAFDVVDKKLVSHKSNTINWVRVVTSLAAILVVGFALFTVLNKDQINTFNTNLAQNEIISLPDNSTVNLNELSELKYNSSKWDDNRSIDLKGEAFFDVEKGKRFDVNTEFGKISVLGTEFNVLSRDSIFKVACYEGLVQVTYNDNKVKLPAGTEFILLSGQGTTSNIAISEPYWLKNMSVFENASFKDVVEELEKQYNVKVDYPLNLNVKFTGAFEHNNLENALKSISNPLHLTYTIQNTNEVIIRNGKN, translated from the coding sequence ATGGACAAAGAACAATTAATAAAAAAATGGTTAAACAATAACCTTTCTAATACAGAGTTAGAAGCTTTCAATACATTGAAAGACGCTGACCTTTATAAGGAAATTATTGAGGAAGCACAAAGATTTAGCGGCAATACAAATGCAAAAGTTGAAGCTTTTGATGTTGTGGACAAAAAATTAGTTTCCCATAAAAGCAACACCATTAATTGGGTTAGAGTTGTTACTAGCTTAGCAGCTATTCTTGTCGTTGGTTTTGCTTTATTTACCGTGTTAAACAAAGACCAGATAAACACATTCAACACCAATTTAGCTCAAAATGAAATCATAAGCCTACCTGATAATTCCACAGTAAATCTTAATGAATTATCGGAGCTGAAATATAATAGCTCTAAATGGGATGATAATAGATCTATTGATTTAAAAGGTGAAGCCTTTTTTGATGTAGAAAAAGGAAAACGGTTTGATGTCAATACCGAATTTGGAAAAATTAGTGTTTTAGGTACTGAGTTTAATGTTCTATCTAGAGACAGTATTTTTAAAGTTGCTTGTTACGAAGGTTTGGTACAAGTAACATATAACGATAATAAAGTTAAGCTACCTGCTGGTACTGAGTTTATACTATTATCAGGACAAGGTACAACATCTAATATTGCAATTTCAGAGCCATACTGGCTTAAAAACATGAGTGTTTTTGAAAATGCTTCTTTTAAAGATGTCGTAGAAGAGCTTGAAAAGCAGTACAACGTAAAAGTAGATTATCCTCTCAACCTGAACGTAAAATTTACTGGTGCTTTTGAACATAACAACCTTGAAAATGCCTTAAAATCTATCTCAAATCCTCTTCATTTGACCTACACGATTCAAAATACTAACGAGGTCATCATAAGGAATGGAAAGAACTAG
- a CDS encoding RNA polymerase sigma factor: MPEPIYKDICDKIRFSKLYEKYAQSLSNILLYKYGELLNPSDKVQEAYIKLWKNCAKIKPEAVKSFLYTTANNMMLNEVKHQKVVLKYQQVKPKDYTNESPEFILRKKEFLKRFERVLSQLKEEERAAFLLNKVDGKTHKEVAEILGITKKVAEHRIYAALNKLKNELEELNRK; this comes from the coding sequence GTGCCAGAGCCTATTTATAAAGATATCTGTGACAAGATTCGCTTTTCAAAACTATATGAGAAGTATGCGCAATCATTGAGTAATATTTTGCTTTATAAGTATGGAGAGCTTTTAAATCCGTCCGATAAAGTACAAGAAGCGTATATCAAGCTATGGAAAAACTGCGCTAAAATAAAACCAGAAGCTGTAAAATCTTTTTTGTACACCACAGCAAATAATATGATGCTTAACGAGGTTAAGCATCAAAAAGTAGTTTTAAAATATCAGCAGGTAAAACCAAAGGATTATACAAACGAGTCACCAGAATTTATTTTACGCAAAAAGGAGTTTCTAAAACGGTTTGAGCGTGTTTTGTCTCAATTAAAAGAAGAGGAAAGGGCCGCTTTTCTTTTAAATAAGGTAGACGGCAAAACACACAAAGAAGTGGCTGAGATATTAGGCATTACCAAAAAAGTAGCAGAACACAGAATCTATGCCGCTTTAAATAAACTTAAGAATGAGCTTGAAGAACTAAATCGAAAATAA